Genomic segment of Gasterosteus aculeatus chromosome 4, fGasAcu3.hap1.1, whole genome shotgun sequence:
CGGTGTGCGTtgatgctgcagaggagcctgGTGTGGACTGGCTGATAGGAGAGCGTGGCGTTCTTCTGTGTATTGATTGGACCTTTATGTCATCAGGCATtattcttgtttgtgtttgttttttataagaaaataaaggtttatcaaaatcaaaaaaaaaatctctctctctctctctctctctctctctctctctctctctctctctctctctctctctctctctctctctctctctctctctctctctctctctctttcgatTCCTAAATTTTTCTTCAGGAAACATGTCAGTAAATCTAACTTTTTCACACATAATACTTCGCCCAGCTCTCTATCTCGGCACACACAGAGGGGTTGCAGATCAAAATGGCTGCCATGCTTCACTAACATAAATGCTGCACAGGGATGGTGGAGACTGTGCTGGTTAACACGTGCCTCTACCCCTCCCCCActgcctctctctgcctctccatcACAGTACTTTCCTCCCTTGTGCTCAATCTTCCAAGCACCAGTAGTGATCATTCCCTCTTTCctaaaactacattttaaatgtcttaaTCTATACCATTGTGTGAATATTTGCATAGTGGTTTGCATGGCCTCCCTTTCTTATAGTTGGCATGCATATATCCCTGCTCCTTTTATGTGTGTGGATCCCTGCCCACGGCTGCACGGTGTTATGAGGAGAACTAGGTCACTGTAAAAGTAGTGCACGTGGCTCTGTGTTTCTATGCAGAATAATATCTATGGTAGTGCTTTAAGGGTTCTCACAAAAATAGAATGCTATGTCTGTTACAATTGAAAGGGATCATAGGACAGAACTATATATGATAAGCTAATTCACAGACctaaatattataaaataaccAAAGTGAATGTCATAGAATAAAATTGAGCTGAAAATATTGCAAAATACATCATGGAGGAGAGAGTCTCATAAAGCAATAGCAACTCGTAACAACCGATTAGTGCACACAGGTAGATACACATAATGAATTTGTTTAAAGCGTCCTATAACACTGTGGttgtttatttgaaaaacaggttttaaaatgaataaggaAGTGAGTGATCTCACCGTGAGCAAACTCTCTGGCTCTGTTTTATGCCTTGGAACTGTCCTGGTGCCACAATTGTCAACACTCAGATTGCTCTGACTGAAGGGTTGGGAGCAGTTAAAATCACTTTTCCGGGAGTCAGTCGTTCCGTACACCTCGTAACTGAATGCTTGCTTCAACGTACCGGTACCTACGTCTGCGTAAAGCGGTGGGTAATACGGAATAACAGGAAGATTCCCGCCCGATTTAAAAAACGCGCCCTTGTGTCTCCATCTGTAGATCTTCACTGATATAATAACCACTAAAcacgtgatgaagaggaaggaaactacagcCAAAGCCAGCACTAAGTAGAAGGTCAGGTTGTCATTGTActccttgtcttgtgtgtagtCAGTGAACTCAGACAGCACTTCAGGGAAACTGTCCGCCACCGCCACGTTAACAATGACTGTAGCTGAACGAGAGGGCTGCCCGTTGTCCTCCACTATCACAGTCAgtctttgtttcacagcatcTTTATCAGTGACTCCGCGGATAGTTCTTATTTCTCCATTCTGTAAGCCCACTTCAAACAGCGCCCTGTCTGtggctttctgcagtttataggagagccaggcgttctgtccagagtccacgtcaacagccaccactttagtgaccagatagcccacatctgctgaacgaggaaccatctcagccaccagagagcctccAGTCTGCACCGGGTACAGAACCTGAGGAGGGTTGTCGTTCTGGTCCTGGATCATTACTTTCACAGTCACGTTGCTACTGAGTGGAGGGGAGCCTCCATCTTGCGCTTTGACGCAAATATTGAACTCTTTAATTTGCTCATAGTCGAAGGAACGCACAGCAAGTATCTGTCCACTCTCTGCATTAACTGAAAAATAAGCAGAGGCTGACCTTCCATTCAGCTGGCTATCCTCAAGGAAATAGGAAATGCGCGCATTGTTGCCATAGTCTTTGTCACTGGCTTTGACAGAAAGGAGTGTCATACCAGGTGAATTATTTTCAGTAATGAAAGCTGTGCTAAATGATCGGGAGAACATTGGGGCGTGGTCATTTATGTCCGATATTCTTAAATTAACTGTTTTGCTCGTAGAATAAGGCGGGGAACCCTCGTCCATTGCAGTTATAGTTATGTTATATTCCGGGACTGTTTCGCGATCCAAAATATCGTCAGACATCAGGCTATAAAAATTTGACGATGACGACTTAATTTTGAAAGGCATATCTTTgctaataaaacatttaacttgGCCATTTTTATCCGAATCCGCGTCTTTGATATTTAGCATTGCTATAACAGTGTCTGGAGCTGAATCCTCCGGTATAGGATTAGAGAGGGAAATTATGCTTATTACAGGGACATTGTCATTAATGTCGGTCACCTCAATCAGCACCTTGCTTGTGTCTGTCAGTCCTCCTTTGTCCATAGCTTCgatgtttatttcataatgtttaACTTTTTCATAATCTAATTGACCAACTACGGTTATTTCCCCAGTTTGGGGATCCATATTAAACAGCGACAATGCGCTATCGGTATGTTGAGAAAACGAATAGACTATCTTCTCATTTCCTCCTTCGTCTTTGTCATTCGCACTGACTGTTAAAATAACAGTGCCTGTAGAAGTGTTTTCAGGAACGGCTAATCTGTAAACAGACTGACTGAATGTTGGTGCATTGTCGTTTGCATCCAAAACGACAACATTTATTCGAACTAAACCCGATTTCTCAGGATTTCCGCCATCAAATGCTGTAAGCGTTAATTTatgttcttcttgtttttccCTGTCAAGTGAAGTGTGGAGTACCATTTCAATATATTTCGTGCCATCAGGCAGTGAGACAAcattcaatttgaaatgatCTGTTGGGTTCAGTTTGTATGTTTGAACGGCGTTGTGTCCTACATCTGGATCTTTGGCACTCTCAAGTGAATAGCGAGCCCCTGGGGACGCAGATTCAATAACCTGGAAACTGTATTCCTTTTTGGAGAAAAACGGAGCATTATCATTAATATCTGTAACCTCTACATCAATTCGATGCAACTCCATAGGATTTTCTAGGATAATTTGAAAATGAAGAGAGCAGGGAGACACTTGATTGCACAGTTCTTCTCTGTCTATTCTCTTAGCCACCACCAAAGTTCCCTTTTCTGTATTAAGACCAATGTACTCACTGCCGTCCTCGGTAAATATCCTAGGTTTCCCAGATTTCATTCGTTTAACATCCAAGCCTAGATCCTGGATGATATTTCCAACAACCGACCCCGTTGTCATCTCCTCGGGAACAGAATAACGGACCTGCCCGAAAGCCATGTCTGCGACACAAATGCAGTAAAGCAGCAGCCACCACGACATGTATATTTTTTCGGTCGCACAGCCAAGAACACCAATCATGACGCGAGCCTTCGTACGATCCGTGTAGAAATACAAAACCACCGTATAAAAATCCAACCAAATGATAGGCGCACTACTGGCCGTCTTTGTGAGCCGAGTCACGATTGCAATAAAGCCCTGAAACACATCCGGCTGACGAGGGAGTACTTCACTCAGAAATTGAAGCGAATTTTCCTTAAACTAACCAACAGCGGCACATAGGGACTTCAGCAGAAACTGCATCGAGATCAATGTGGATTATATACAGTAGAACATATACAGTAGAACGAATAGATATATCAATGGATCGATGGAAAAATAGattgatgaaaataaaaataaatacagactcAAAAATAGATTCATGCATATAACATTGCCAGATGATGGGTCTCTGGCCATGGTACTGGACAATAAGGCGGTGGTTTTCTTACTAGAATCGCTAACCTCTAGAGGAGAGTCTGGTTCATCCAGGATGTTCTTCTCACTCTGTATCCGCTGCATCGTTCCTGTAGAACTTGGGTCCATTATCAGCACGTTCTGACTACCGACTGTGCCGAACTTACAGTCACTCTTTCTGGAGTCATTCGTCCTGCACACCTCGTAGTTGTACACGTGTGGGAGAGTCCCTGTCCCCAGAGTGTCTGAGTAACGTGGTGGATAATACGGAATCACAGGGAGATTGGAGTGATACAGGACGCGAGACTGTCTCCATCTGTAGATCTTCACTGATATAATAACCACTAAAcaagtgatgaagaggaaggaaactacagcCAAAGCCAACACTAAGTAGAAGGTCATGTTGTCATTGTActccttgtcttgtgtgtagtcggtgaactcagacagcacttcagggaagctgtccgccaccgccacgttaacaatgactgtagctgaacgagagggctgcccgttgtcctccactatcacagtcagtctttgtttcacagcatcTTTATCAGTGACTCCGCGGATAGTTCTTATTTCTCCATTCTGTAAGCCCACTTCAAACAGCGCCCTGTCTGtggctttctgcagtttataggagagccaggcgttctgtccagagtccacatcaacagccaccactttagtgaccagatagcccacatctgctgaacgaggaaccatctcagccaccagagagcctccAGTCTGCACCGGGTACAGAACCTGAGGAGGGTTGTCGTTCTGGTCCTGGATCATTACTTTCACAGTCACGTTGCTACTGAGTGGAGGGGAGCCTCCATCCTGCGCTTTGACGCGGAAGTGGAAATCTTTGATCTGCTCGTAGTCAAAAGAGCGCACTGCATGGATGACTCCACTATCAGCACTAACGGACACATACGAGGAGACTGGCACACCGTTAACAGAAGAGTCCTCCAGGATGTAAGAAACACGGGCGTTCTGGTTCCCGTCAGCGTCTCTGGCTTTCACTGTGAATATAGAGAGTCCCGGTGTGTTGTTTTCTACAATATAGGCCTCATATGAGCTCCTCTCAAATGCAGGCGCGTTATCATTAACATCAGAGATTTGTAAGGTGAGAGTGAcgctgctggagagggaggggactcCTTCATCAGAGCAAGTCACAGTAATATTATACTCAAAGGATCCCTCTCTGTCTAATTC
This window contains:
- the LOC120818130 gene encoding protocadherin gamma-A12 isoform X16; amino-acid sequence: MIGVLGCATEKIYMSWWLLLYCICVADMAFGQVRYSVPEEMTTGSVVGNIIQDLGLDVKRMKSGKPRIFTEDGSEYIGLNTEKGTLVVAKRIDREELCNQVSPCSLHFQIILENPMELHRIDVEVTDINDNAPFFSKKEYSFQVIESASPGARYSLESAKDPDVGHNAVQTYKLNPTDHFKLNVVSLPDGTKYIEMVLHTSLDREKQEEHKLTLTAFDGGNPEKSGLVRINVVVLDANDNAPTFSQSVYRLAVPENTSTGTVILTVSANDKDEGGNEKIVYSFSQHTDSALSLFNMDPQTGEITVVGQLDYEKVKHYEINIEAMDKGGLTDTSKVLIEVTDINDNVPVISIISLSNPIPEDSAPDTVIAMLNIKDADSDKNGQVKCFISKDMPFKIKSSSSNFYSLMSDDILDRETVPEYNITITAMDEGSPPYSTSKTVNLRISDINDHAPMFSRSFSTAFITENNSPGMTLLSVKASDKDYGNNARISYFLEDSQLNGRSASAYFSVNAESGQILAVRSFDYEQIKEFNICVKAQDGGSPPLSSNVTVKVMIQDQNDNPPQVLYPVQTGGSLVAEMVPRSADVGYLVTKVVAVDVDSGQNAWLSYKLQKATDRALFEVGLQNGEIRTIRGVTDKDAVKQRLTVIVEDNGQPSRSATVIVNVAVADSFPEVLSEFTDYTQDKEYNDNLTFYLVLALAVVSFLFITCLVVIISVKIYRWRHKGAFFKSGGNLPVIPYYPPLYADVGTGTLKQAFSYEVYGTTDSRKSDFNCSQPFSQSNLSVDNCGTRTVPRHKTEPESLLTQKPPNNDWRFTQGPRPGPSGPHMPYGTHIRWTPKSGTRATGGPEVAMGTGPWPQPPTEAEQLQALMAAANAVGEATATLGPGTMGLSTRYSPQFTLQHVPDYRQNVYIPGSTATLTSNPQQQQATAQQAAQQALPPPQQQQQVQSEPPKAAQTPASKKKSTKKEKK
- the LOC120818130 gene encoding protocadherin gamma-A12 isoform X33, whose product is MIGVLGCATEKIYMSWWLLLYCICVADMAFGQVRYSVPEEMTTGSVVGNIIQDLGLDVKRMKSGKPRIFTEDGSEYIGLNTEKGTLVVAKRIDREELCNQVSPCSLHFQIILENPMELHRIDVEVTDINDNAPFFSKKEYSFQVIESASPGARYSLESAKDPDVGHNAVQTYKLNPTDHFKLNVVSLPDGTKYIEMVLHTSLDREKQEEHKLTLTAFDGGNPEKSGLVRINVVVLDANDNAPTFSQSVYRLAVPENTSTGTVILTVSANDKDEGGNEKIVYSFSQHTDSALSLFNMDPQTGEITVVGQLDYEKVKHYEINIEAMDKGGLTDTSKVLIEVTDINDNVPVISIISLSNPIPEDSAPDTVIAMLNIKDADSDKNGQVKCFISKDMPFKIKSSSSNFYSLMSDDILDRETVPEYNITITAMDEGSPPYSTSKTVNLRISDINDHAPMFSRSFSTAFITENNSPGMTLLSVKASDKDYGNNARISYFLEDSQLNGRSASAYFSVNAESGQILAVRSFDYEQIKEFNICVKAQDGGSPPLSSNVTVKVMIQDQNDNPPQVLYPVQTGGSLVAEMVPRSADVGYLVTKVVAVDVDSGQNAWLSYKLQKATDRALFEVGLQNGEIRTIRGVTDKDAVKQRLTVIVEDNGQPSRSATVIVNVAVADSFPEVLSEFTDYTQDKEYNDNLTFYLVLALAVVSFLFITCLVVIISVKIYRWRHKGAFFKSGGNLPVIPYYPPLYADVGTGTLKQAFSYEVYGTTDSRKSDFNCSQPFSQSNLSVDNCGTRTVPRHKTEPESLLTQKPPNNDWRFTQGPRPGPSGATGGPEVAMGTGPWPQPPTEAEQLQALMAAANAVGEATATLGPGTMGLSTRYSPQFTLQHVPDYRQNVYIPGSTATLTSNPQQQQATAQQAAQQALPPPQQQQQVQSEPPKAAQTPASKKKSTKKEKK